One Nitrospira sp. DNA window includes the following coding sequences:
- a CDS encoding MATE efflux family protein has protein sequence MANGVAQIRRSVMTLALPVTVSSLLQRTEGIVAVFLVGGLGAIPIAAVGLGQLLAFIATTLVSGLSVGTNVIIAQLWGARRHEEAGQAARHFLWLSVLVSFGLLTLGLTLNRLVMELLGAQSEVITLALPYSTLIFLVIPFTVFLQVLSSILQGTGDTKTPMYAMIAVNLLHIAVAYPLIYGRWGFPALGVKGAAVAVGFAEAIGSWYLFSRCRLILRGSKRLRLDLVRTIWQVGAPVSGERIVQQAGILLYTKIVLIYGTVSYAAHQVGLSIESLSFLPGYGFAIAAATMVGQSIGAGKYTRAKLENWEANRMATFVMSGMGIVFFFFPYVLLRAFTSDEAVIELGTVFLKIVALLQIPLALTMVLAGSLRGAGDTRFIMIATMVGMWGVRIPIAFVAGYWLTMGVFYVWLAMIADWTLRMVLMLWRYRSERWKTIQVLRSSTT, from the coding sequence ATGGCAAACGGTGTCGCTCAAATCAGGCGGTCGGTCATGACCCTGGCCCTTCCCGTCACGGTCAGCAGCCTGCTGCAACGGACCGAAGGCATTGTCGCAGTCTTCCTGGTCGGAGGGCTCGGCGCGATTCCCATTGCCGCCGTCGGCCTGGGCCAACTACTCGCCTTTATCGCCACGACATTGGTCTCCGGCCTCTCGGTCGGGACGAATGTGATCATCGCCCAACTCTGGGGGGCGCGGCGTCATGAAGAGGCGGGCCAGGCCGCCCGTCATTTTCTTTGGCTTTCTGTCTTGGTCTCCTTCGGCCTGCTGACGCTCGGCCTGACGCTGAACCGCCTCGTCATGGAGTTGCTCGGCGCGCAATCGGAGGTCATCACGCTCGCACTGCCCTACTCCACACTCATCTTTCTGGTGATCCCCTTCACGGTGTTCCTCCAGGTCTTGTCATCGATCCTCCAGGGCACGGGTGATACCAAAACACCCATGTATGCCATGATTGCGGTGAATCTTCTGCATATCGCCGTCGCCTACCCATTGATCTATGGCCGGTGGGGATTTCCGGCGCTGGGTGTCAAGGGCGCTGCCGTCGCGGTCGGGTTCGCGGAGGCCATCGGCTCGTGGTATCTCTTCTCTCGTTGCCGGCTGATCCTTCGTGGCTCGAAGCGGCTCCGGCTCGATCTGGTGCGCACCATCTGGCAGGTGGGGGCGCCGGTCTCCGGCGAACGGATCGTGCAGCAAGCCGGCATCCTGCTCTATACCAAGATCGTCCTGATCTATGGGACGGTTTCTTACGCCGCCCACCAGGTCGGATTGTCGATCGAATCACTCTCATTCCTGCCCGGCTACGGCTTCGCCATCGCCGCCGCCACGATGGTGGGGCAGAGCATCGGGGCCGGCAAATACACCAGGGCCAAGCTCGAAAACTGGGAAGCGAACCGGATGGCGACCTTCGTCATGTCCGGCATGGGCATCGTCTTCTTCTTCTTTCCCTATGTTCTGCTCCGCGCCTTCACCAGCGACGAGGCAGTGATCGAGTTGGGCACGGTATTTCTGAAAATCGTCGCGCTCCTGCAGATTCCCTTGGCGCTCACAATGGTGCTGGCGGGCTCGCTGCGCGGCGCCGGTGACACGCGGTTCATCATGATCGCGACCATGGTCGGCATGTGGGGCGTGCGGATTCCTATCGCCTTCGTCGCGGGCTACTGGCTGACGATGGGGGTCTTCTACGTGTGGCTGGCGATGATCGCGGACTGGACGTTGCGCATGGTGCTGATGCTCTGGCGTTATCGGTCGGAGCGATGGAAAACGATCCAGGTGCTCCGTTCCTCGACGACATGA
- a CDS encoding Response regulator receiver protein: MPATIFVIDSSPAVRRMVEQISTPEGYQVIGFQDGPTALEAARKLSPALIIADFHLENMTFSGFCKEIGQQDNLAETLIVSLLDASARLDESKLRSLGVRAFLKKPFQSEQLLDTVKGILSDAAAQQRNRKPTKARSWPPASTAIGDENDDMPRDASTDDGPASDEAEKEQTTMTPSPTRAAAPSPSTGPAASGFGGEEMMKGLFDHLLQSVALQADRKINDLLPSTVAKEVTGQVSHAVQAAAREETTKQLAEALSQERLQRMLRELIQEELSRQATTQLAAVETAVRQACSDLAPPLVEQSAERLLHDLAETEVKKHLPEALREHRETIAQLVKCDVEQAAVNAARQAAEKAEEMVREMAQDPIRQAVQRIVPDLAETQVREEIKRLSSPD; the protein is encoded by the coding sequence ATGCCCGCCACCATCTTTGTGATCGACAGCAGTCCGGCCGTGCGTCGCATGGTGGAGCAAATTTCCACTCCCGAGGGATATCAGGTCATCGGATTCCAGGATGGCCCGACCGCCCTGGAGGCTGCCCGCAAACTGAGCCCCGCCCTCATCATCGCCGACTTTCATCTCGAGAACATGACCTTTTCCGGGTTCTGTAAAGAGATCGGCCAACAGGACAATTTGGCTGAAACGTTGATCGTCTCGCTGCTCGACGCCTCCGCCCGGCTGGATGAGAGCAAGCTGCGCTCGCTCGGTGTCCGGGCCTTCCTCAAAAAGCCCTTTCAAAGCGAACAGCTCCTTGACACGGTCAAGGGCATCTTGAGCGACGCCGCGGCCCAACAGCGCAACAGGAAACCGACCAAGGCACGCAGCTGGCCACCGGCCTCGACGGCCATCGGCGACGAGAACGACGATATGCCACGGGATGCCTCCACTGATGACGGTCCCGCTTCGGACGAGGCGGAGAAGGAGCAGACCACCATGACCCCATCACCGACTCGAGCCGCCGCCCCCTCTCCTTCCACCGGACCGGCCGCTTCCGGATTCGGCGGGGAAGAGATGATGAAGGGCCTGTTCGATCATCTGTTGCAATCGGTGGCGCTGCAAGCGGACCGGAAGATCAACGACCTGCTCCCTTCGACCGTCGCCAAGGAAGTCACAGGACAGGTGAGTCATGCCGTGCAAGCCGCCGCCCGGGAAGAAACGACGAAACAACTGGCGGAGGCGCTCTCTCAGGAACGGCTGCAGAGGATGCTGCGCGAACTGATACAGGAAGAATTGAGCCGTCAGGCCACGACGCAGCTCGCCGCTGTCGAAACAGCAGTCCGTCAGGCCTGCTCGGATCTGGCTCCTCCTTTGGTGGAACAGTCCGCAGAACGGCTGCTGCACGACCTCGCGGAGACCGAGGTGAAGAAACACCTGCCGGAGGCCCTGCGGGAGCACCGGGAGACGATCGCTCAGCTGGTGAAATGCGACGTCGAGCAGGCCGCCGTGAACGCTGCGCGACAGGCGGCTGAGAAGGCCGAGGAAATGGTGCGTGAAATGGCCCAGGATCCGATCCGTCAGGCAGTCCAACGAATCGTGCCGGACCTGGCGGAAACCCAGGTGCGGGAAGAGATCAAACGGTTGAGCTCGCCCGACTGA
- a CDS encoding 2-dehydropantoate 2-reductase translates to MQQIMVVGAGSVGGFFGAHLAKNNPNVSFLLRPGTLEAVKRRGLTIRSAKGNFTVHPPAASDLRQLAKPDLIILGVKAYDLDEVMAQLEPVLTERTVILTLQNGIDTEDRILARLQRDCVVGGVAFIYSKIVEPGVIEHYKRGGVAIGELMGHKSERLLQIAEVFKQAGISCQLSEDIRKSKWEKMCWNCVFNPVTVLIDDKVAKALDHPEMMGVIRQIVGEVAAVSAALKVPLAPDMAEKVVKWTQELRDIHTSMYDDWKANRPTEIEYLNGYIVRMGRELGIPTPVNEALTAMVKTVTEREPSGPGVVRIDGAVVQPVSLTRAALAQLPQEHHVEDVGKLMPSMRGRAIRVKGLLEIPALAVDADHVTFHSIDGKYAATLTLQQARDFGLLLYELDGQPLADGKGGPYRLVTPGLGDLCANVKGVGRVEVRVGSGKDTRPSVRPPECTVDGKG, encoded by the coding sequence ATGCAACAGATCATGGTGGTGGGCGCGGGATCGGTCGGCGGGTTTTTCGGAGCCCATCTCGCCAAAAACAATCCCAACGTGTCGTTTCTCCTCCGGCCCGGGACCCTGGAGGCCGTCAAACGACGGGGCTTGACGATCAGAAGCGCCAAGGGAAATTTCACCGTCCATCCGCCGGCTGCGTCTGATCTGCGACAATTGGCAAAGCCGGACCTCATCATCCTGGGCGTAAAGGCCTACGACCTCGACGAAGTGATGGCACAGTTGGAGCCGGTGCTGACCGAGCGCACGGTGATTCTCACGCTGCAGAACGGCATCGATACGGAAGATCGGATTCTGGCGAGGCTGCAGCGTGACTGTGTGGTCGGTGGGGTAGCCTTCATCTATTCCAAGATCGTCGAACCAGGCGTCATCGAACATTACAAGCGGGGCGGGGTGGCGATTGGCGAACTTATGGGCCATAAGAGCGAGCGCCTGTTGCAGATCGCGGAGGTCTTCAAGCAGGCCGGCATCTCCTGCCAGCTCAGCGAGGACATCCGCAAGAGCAAATGGGAGAAGATGTGTTGGAACTGTGTCTTCAACCCAGTCACGGTCTTGATCGATGACAAAGTGGCGAAGGCGTTGGACCATCCCGAAATGATGGGTGTGATCCGGCAGATCGTGGGCGAGGTCGCGGCAGTCTCGGCGGCGTTGAAGGTGCCGCTGGCGCCGGACATGGCGGAGAAGGTAGTCAAGTGGACACAGGAACTCCGCGACATCCACACCTCGATGTACGACGACTGGAAGGCCAACCGGCCGACGGAGATCGAGTATTTGAACGGCTACATCGTGCGTATGGGACGAGAATTGGGCATCCCCACGCCGGTGAACGAAGCGCTGACGGCGATGGTCAAGACTGTCACGGAGCGAGAACCATCAGGTCCCGGCGTGGTCAGGATCGACGGGGCGGTCGTCCAGCCGGTCTCGCTCACACGCGCGGCGCTGGCGCAACTTCCTCAAGAACATCATGTCGAGGATGTCGGCAAGCTGATGCCCTCGATGCGGGGCCGGGCCATCCGCGTCAAAGGCCTGCTGGAGATTCCGGCCCTTGCGGTCGATGCAGACCATGTGACCTTCCATTCCATCGACGGCAAGTATGCGGCCACGCTGACGCTGCAACAGGCGCGCGACTTCGGTTTGCTGCTCTATGAACTCGACGGTCAGCCTCTGGCCGACGGCAAGGGGGGGCCCTACCGCCTCGTGACGCCGGGGTTGGGCGACCTCTGTGCCAATGTGAAGGGGGTGGGCCGTGTGGAGGTGCGGGTTGGGTCAGGCAAGGATACGAGGCCCTCCGTCAGGCCGCCGGAATGTACGGTCGACGGCAAGGGTTAA
- a CDS encoding Quinolinate phosphoribosyltransferase [decarboxylating]: MSKHTIKPLDTQIIRQAVQLALDEDLAHGDVTTIALFPQAVPAQATIVAHQSMTVAGVAVAREVFLTVDPALRITKSIADGTVVKADSPVMVLQGDARSLLMAERVAVNFLQRLSGIATLTARFCAAVRGYQTKILDTRKTTPGLRALEKWAVHLGGGRNHRFSLGDGILIKDNHLAVLRSNGIDVAGACRLARAGAPHGLRIEVEAKSLQEVKEALAGEADIILLDNMSPALVRKSVDLIKKRALVEVSGGMTLETVESMAQAGADFISVGALTHSAPAADLSMDLSAQRRRRGRTS, encoded by the coding sequence TTGAGCAAACACACCATTAAGCCTCTCGATACCCAGATCATTCGACAAGCGGTTCAGCTGGCGCTCGACGAAGACCTGGCCCACGGCGACGTCACCACCATTGCGCTGTTCCCGCAAGCCGTTCCGGCGCAAGCCACCATCGTCGCCCACCAAAGCATGACCGTTGCCGGTGTAGCCGTCGCTCGTGAAGTATTTCTCACCGTCGACCCTGCGTTGCGCATCACCAAAAGCATCGCCGACGGAACCGTCGTCAAGGCGGACAGTCCGGTCATGGTCCTGCAAGGAGATGCTCGATCGTTGTTGATGGCCGAACGGGTTGCCGTGAATTTCCTGCAGCGGCTGTCCGGCATCGCCACCCTCACCGCGCGGTTTTGCGCCGCAGTTCGCGGTTACCAGACCAAGATTCTCGACACACGCAAAACCACACCGGGCCTCAGGGCGCTTGAGAAATGGGCCGTTCACCTCGGCGGAGGCCGGAACCATCGGTTTTCACTCGGCGACGGCATCCTGATCAAGGACAACCATCTCGCCGTTCTGCGTTCAAACGGCATCGATGTGGCCGGAGCCTGCCGATTGGCTCGTGCCGGAGCACCGCACGGTCTTCGCATCGAAGTGGAGGCCAAGAGTCTCCAAGAGGTGAAGGAAGCGCTGGCGGGCGAAGCCGACATCATCCTGCTCGACAACATGTCCCCTGCCCTCGTGCGCAAGTCCGTCGATCTGATCAAGAAACGAGCCCTGGTCGAGGTCTCCGGTGGCATGACGCTTGAGACCGTCGAATCCATGGCTCAGGCCGGCGCAGACTTCATTTCGGTGGGAGCCCTCACGCACTCCGCTCCCGCGGCCGACCTCAGCATGGACCTCTCTGCGCAACGGAGACGCCGTGGGCGAACCAGCTGA
- a CDS encoding NAD-dependent protein deacetylase of SIR2 family, whose protein sequence is MGTGSTLGLVQSKLSRARSVTVLTGAGISADSGVPTFRGTDGLWRRYRAEDLATPEAFARNPTLVWEWYDWRRELIATKRPNQAHETLAQMEQRFDRFWLITQNVDGLHRDAGSRKLSEIHGNIWMVRCTACRLVTENRDVPISILPLCRSCGGLLRPHIVWFGEALAEEDLRTSDEALRSSDLCLIIGTSGLVYPAAGFASIAKQAGAFVVEINLDATPQSSLVDVAIQGRAKEIVPLLLQA, encoded by the coding sequence ATGGGAACAGGATCAACCCTCGGCCTCGTTCAATCCAAACTGTCTCGGGCGCGGTCCGTCACGGTGCTCACCGGCGCAGGTATTTCCGCCGACAGCGGTGTGCCGACCTTTCGTGGAACCGACGGGCTCTGGCGCCGCTACCGGGCGGAGGACCTCGCCACACCGGAGGCTTTCGCCCGCAATCCTACATTGGTCTGGGAATGGTACGACTGGCGGCGTGAACTCATCGCCACGAAACGGCCGAATCAGGCGCATGAGACCTTGGCCCAGATGGAGCAGCGGTTCGACCGGTTTTGGTTGATCACGCAGAATGTGGATGGACTCCACCGCGACGCAGGCTCCCGAAAACTCTCCGAGATTCACGGCAACATCTGGATGGTCCGCTGCACCGCCTGCAGGCTGGTCACGGAAAATCGTGATGTGCCGATCTCCATCCTTCCCCTATGCCGAAGCTGCGGCGGGCTCCTGCGTCCCCACATCGTCTGGTTCGGAGAAGCACTCGCGGAAGAAGATCTTCGGACGAGCGACGAGGCGTTGCGGAGCAGCGACCTCTGCCTGATCATCGGTACGTCTGGTCTGGTCTATCCGGCGGCGGGATTCGCCTCGATCGCCAAACAGGCCGGCGCATTCGTCGTGGAAATCAACCTCGATGCCACACCACAATCGAGCCTCGTCGATGTGGCGATACAAGGCCGCGCGAAGGAGATCGTCCCGCTGCTACTGCAAGCGTGA
- a CDS encoding Valyl-tRNA synthetase, protein MPTPQLDKIYSPHEVEDRWYQRWVDAGLFHADPAHPGQPYSIVIPPPNVTGSLHVGHALNNTLQDILIRWRRMQGRNALWMPGTDHAGIATQNVVERQLQAEGTSREKLGREAFLQRVWQWKEKSGGTIIAQLKRLGASCDWERQRFTMDEGLSEAVREVFVRLHGDGLLYRGERLINWCPRCLTALSDIEVEHEEITGKLYTIRYPLADDPTQYLLVATTRPETMLGDTAVAVHPEDERYGHLIGKRVRLPLTTRTIPIVGDSILVDREFGTGAVKITPAHDFNDFEAGERHGLPRISILTARGEMDGVGLHDAQVDPSLNLALKPVQKARSIVVEALRREPGVLGKIEDHKMALGKCYRCKTVVEPYLSTQWFVNITPLAEPAIQAVEDGRIRIIPEAWKNNYLGWMRDIKDWCVSRQIWWGHQIPAWYCLKCNMENGSIGWTGHAVGATSEGGPLPEPIKKTFHIFPKAEPIVSKVAPQRCPKCGNNEFIQDPDVLDTWFSSALWPFSTLGWPKQTPELKTFYPTSTLVTGLDILFFWVARMVMMGLKFMGEVPFRDVYIHALVRDAEGQKMSKSKGNVIDPLHVMEQYGTDALRFTLASMASPGRDVKLAEERIEGYRNFTNKIWNAARFLLMHLDGERVEIPPAQRSFPDRWILNRLNATIRSVNHELEQYRFDRASSALYQFIWHEYCDRYIEMVKPDLKDRASEQGKHTRHTLAETFETIMRLLHPFMPFITEEIWQALPHEGASIVRKPFPTARPGWDDKEAEDEFSILEECRELMNQERAILNYPAGKRLHFRVHGKTDQAHSAFQKHKELIEHMENVDNLWVGSPTDVTATHLLTLTSGSTEVATTMEGAELVKAKENVLKQIALLQKEVARTQQKLGNPEFVAKAPPEVLSDHRNRLDRETRMIRLFEQALQQITLEQTHH, encoded by the coding sequence ATGCCCACGCCACAACTCGACAAAATTTATAGTCCGCATGAGGTCGAAGACCGCTGGTACCAGCGCTGGGTGGACGCAGGCCTGTTCCACGCCGATCCAGCCCATCCAGGGCAGCCCTATTCCATCGTGATTCCGCCCCCGAACGTCACGGGGTCCCTGCACGTCGGCCATGCGCTGAATAATACCCTTCAGGACATCCTGATCCGTTGGCGCCGCATGCAGGGACGCAATGCGCTCTGGATGCCAGGCACCGACCATGCGGGCATCGCCACCCAAAACGTGGTCGAACGACAATTGCAGGCGGAAGGCACCTCGCGGGAAAAACTCGGGCGGGAGGCGTTCCTCCAGCGCGTGTGGCAATGGAAGGAGAAATCGGGCGGGACGATCATTGCTCAGCTGAAACGGCTCGGCGCATCCTGCGATTGGGAGCGCCAGCGGTTCACGATGGACGAAGGGCTCTCGGAAGCAGTCCGCGAGGTCTTCGTTCGCCTGCATGGGGATGGCTTGCTGTACCGCGGCGAACGGCTGATCAACTGGTGTCCCCGTTGCCTGACGGCCCTGTCCGACATCGAGGTCGAGCACGAAGAGATCACCGGGAAGCTCTATACGATTCGATATCCCCTGGCAGATGACCCCACACAATATCTCCTGGTCGCCACAACCCGCCCCGAAACCATGCTCGGTGATACGGCAGTGGCGGTGCATCCGGAGGACGAGCGTTATGGCCATCTCATCGGCAAGCGCGTCCGGCTGCCGTTAACCACGCGCACGATCCCGATTGTGGGAGATTCGATCCTGGTGGACCGTGAATTCGGCACAGGGGCCGTCAAGATCACGCCCGCCCACGACTTCAACGACTTCGAGGCGGGGGAACGTCATGGGCTGCCAAGAATCTCTATTCTCACCGCACGTGGTGAGATGGATGGGGTTGGACTCCACGACGCCCAGGTCGATCCTTCTTTAAACCTTGCGCTCAAACCAGTCCAAAAAGCACGCTCGATAGTTGTGGAAGCATTAAGAAGAGAGCCTGGAGTCCTGGGAAAAATCGAAGACCACAAGATGGCATTGGGGAAATGTTACCGTTGCAAGACTGTCGTAGAACCATACCTATCGACTCAGTGGTTCGTAAACATCACGCCTTTGGCCGAGCCGGCGATTCAAGCGGTGGAGGATGGTCGCATCAGGATCATTCCCGAAGCCTGGAAAAACAACTATCTCGGCTGGATGAGGGACATCAAGGACTGGTGCGTCTCACGGCAGATCTGGTGGGGCCATCAGATTCCAGCTTGGTATTGCCTGAAATGCAATATGGAAAATGGCTCCATCGGGTGGACCGGCCATGCTGTAGGAGCGACAAGCGAGGGAGGACCACTACCAGAACCAATAAAGAAGACTTTCCATATTTTCCCGAAAGCGGAACCAATAGTTTCGAAAGTTGCCCCTCAAAGATGTCCTAAATGTGGCAACAATGAATTCATTCAAGATCCCGACGTGCTCGACACCTGGTTCTCCTCGGCCCTCTGGCCCTTCTCCACCTTGGGATGGCCCAAGCAGACGCCGGAGCTGAAGACCTTCTACCCCACCTCCACCCTGGTCACAGGCCTCGACATTCTCTTCTTCTGGGTCGCGCGCATGGTCATGATGGGCCTGAAGTTCATGGGCGAGGTGCCGTTCCGTGACGTCTACATCCACGCCCTGGTCCGCGATGCCGAGGGCCAGAAGATGAGCAAGTCCAAGGGCAACGTCATCGATCCCTTGCATGTGATGGAACAATACGGGACCGATGCCTTACGGTTTACTCTAGCCTCGATGGCCTCGCCGGGACGCGACGTCAAGCTAGCGGAGGAGCGGATCGAGGGCTACCGCAACTTTACGAATAAGATCTGGAACGCCGCCCGCTTCCTCCTCATGCACCTGGACGGCGAACGGGTCGAGATTCCTCCTGCCCAGCGGTCCTTTCCCGATCGGTGGATCCTGAACCGCCTGAACGCGACCATTCGCTCGGTCAACCATGAACTGGAGCAATACCGTTTCGACCGAGCTTCGAGCGCACTCTATCAATTCATTTGGCACGAGTACTGCGACCGGTACATCGAGATGGTGAAGCCGGACTTAAAAGACCGCGCTTCGGAACAAGGCAAACACACCAGGCACACGCTGGCTGAGACCTTTGAGACCATAATGCGGCTCCTCCATCCATTTATGCCGTTCATCACGGAGGAAATCTGGCAGGCGCTGCCTCATGAGGGAGCCAGCATCGTGCGCAAGCCCTTCCCGACCGCCCGGCCTGGGTGGGATGACAAAGAGGCGGAAGACGAATTTTCGATTCTGGAGGAATGCCGAGAGTTGATGAATCAGGAACGCGCCATCCTGAACTATCCGGCAGGCAAACGCCTCCACTTCAGGGTTCACGGGAAAACGGATCAAGCTCACTCAGCTTTTCAGAAACATAAAGAACTGATCGAACACATGGAGAATGTGGACAATCTGTGGGTCGGTAGTCCCACTGACGTCACTGCGACCCACCTCCTGACGCTGACGAGCGGCTCAACCGAAGTGGCCACGACCATGGAAGGCGCAGAGCTGGTGAAGGCAAAGGAAAACGTCCTGAAGCAGATTGCGTTGCTACAGAAAGAAGTGGCACGCACGCAACAGAAGCTCGGCAATCCTGAGTTCGTGGCGAAAGCCCCTCCCGAGGTGCTGAGCGACCACCGGAATCGCCTCGATCGCGAAACGAGAATGATCCGCTTGTTCGAGCAAGCGCTGCAACAGATCACCCTTGAGCAAACACACCATTAA
- a CDS encoding Biotin--protein ligase, which translates to MDIDRLQATLQTRSFGRVLRYRASTESTNADALTYLQQSTDRPVPHGMAILAECQTAGRGRRGRTWHSPAQGNIYGSVILVPERGVTRKGPWLSWIPLFSALAVTDSLSAHTGLAVSVKWPNDLVIGEKKLGGILCEQTITLDKTMAVVIGIGLNINAELDSFPEELRASATSLAAEQGRPLDRVAILADLFLRLEQRMDRLFHDGPTGMVDDFTRRCSTLGKHVRVTLEEQGVVEGLAESIGRDGCLCLRVRSDARSASLRPLLEIRSAEVVHLRG; encoded by the coding sequence TTGGACATCGACCGTCTCCAGGCCACCCTGCAGACCCGCTCCTTCGGCAGGGTCCTGCGTTACAGAGCCTCCACGGAATCGACGAATGCGGACGCGCTCACATACCTGCAGCAATCCACCGATCGACCGGTTCCCCATGGAATGGCGATCCTCGCCGAATGCCAGACGGCAGGCCGGGGACGGCGGGGACGGACCTGGCATTCACCCGCCCAAGGCAACATCTATGGCTCGGTGATCCTGGTGCCGGAACGGGGAGTCACGCGCAAAGGCCCCTGGCTCTCCTGGATTCCTCTGTTTTCCGCCCTCGCGGTGACCGACAGTCTCTCGGCCCACACAGGCCTCGCCGTTTCGGTGAAGTGGCCGAACGATCTGGTGATCGGCGAAAAGAAGCTCGGCGGCATCCTCTGCGAACAAACCATCACCCTCGACAAGACCATGGCCGTCGTCATTGGAATCGGATTGAACATCAATGCCGAACTCGACAGCTTCCCGGAGGAACTCAGAGCAAGCGCCACCTCGCTCGCGGCAGAACAGGGCCGTCCGCTCGACCGCGTGGCGATCCTTGCCGACCTGTTCCTTCGCCTGGAGCAACGGATGGATCGTCTGTTCCATGACGGACCGACCGGCATGGTCGACGACTTCACGCGACGCTGTTCCACGCTCGGCAAGCACGTCCGAGTGACGCTAGAAGAACAGGGCGTGGTGGAAGGCCTGGCGGAATCGATCGGCCGGGATGGTTGTCTCTGTCTTCGCGTGAGGTCGGATGCCCGCTCCGCATCGCTTCGTCCCCTCCTTGAAATCAGAAGCGCGGAGGTCGTACACCTCCGGGGATGA
- a CDS encoding Hydrolase, HAD superfamily — protein sequence MTHCRIQVVFFDAADTLFHVRGSVADIYLQYAVKHGFRKNSESLAAIKAAFTRAFREAPPPVFAATEPAAIKQSERLWWFDIVHHVFYRVGMFEAFDEFFEEVFAQFERPESWRLYPETLDVLKRLKDQAFEVGIISNFDSRLFSVLRGLGIADYFDTVTISSLAHAAKPSARIFQQALDKHAVDPAEALHVGDSERDDVEGAQAVGMTGVLLARGEAARPSNGITIADLNELLPLLSRLQ from the coding sequence ATGACCCATTGTCGAATTCAAGTGGTGTTTTTCGATGCCGCCGACACCCTGTTCCATGTTCGCGGATCCGTCGCGGATATATATCTGCAGTACGCCGTGAAACATGGGTTCAGGAAAAACTCCGAGTCGTTGGCTGCGATCAAAGCGGCCTTCACGCGGGCATTCCGCGAGGCTCCGCCGCCGGTGTTTGCCGCCACCGAGCCGGCCGCGATCAAACAGTCGGAGCGTTTGTGGTGGTTCGATATCGTGCACCACGTCTTTTATCGCGTCGGGATGTTCGAGGCTTTCGACGAGTTTTTCGAAGAGGTGTTCGCGCAGTTCGAACGGCCCGAATCCTGGCGGCTCTATCCGGAGACCTTGGATGTACTCAAGCGCCTGAAGGACCAAGCATTCGAAGTGGGCATCATATCCAACTTCGATTCGCGGTTGTTTTCCGTCCTGCGGGGGTTGGGGATCGCCGACTATTTCGACACCGTCACCATTTCGAGTTTGGCCCATGCCGCCAAACCCTCCGCGCGCATCTTTCAGCAGGCCTTGGACAAACATGCCGTCGATCCGGCGGAGGCGCTCCACGTGGGCGACAGTGAACGGGACGATGTGGAGGGTGCGCAGGCGGTCGGCATGACCGGGGTGTTGCTGGCGCGCGGGGAGGCGGCGCGTCCTTCGAACGGGATCACCATCGCCGACCTCAACGAACTGCTGCCGTTGCTCTCACGCTTGCAGTAG